One Tepidimicrobium xylanilyticum genomic window, TAGCTACATTACAGAACCTGTATTTAAAGCCATAGTACAAGGATATTTTAATTAAGTCTTCAGTGGCTTCTTTTTCATTTCTACATACAAATCTTTTTACTGCTTGTTTCATATTGTCATAAACTATTTCCCTATGAACACCCCCAATGTGATTAAAACACTTTACATGAATATCTAAGAAATTCTCCATCTTTTGATTATGGTAAAGCCTTGCATAATGGTATGAACCTTTTGCAGTTGTGAAAAGTCCCATGTTTAAGGTAGTATTTTTCCCATTAATGGTAAGCTTAACTTCACCCCAATCAAATTCTAATACTTCTCCTAAAGTATATTCTTGCCTAACATATGCTTCTTTTTGTTCATAAGTTTCTTTTATGTAGTTGCAGACTGTTGTATATCCAATATCATATCCCTTATCTATTAAGGCTTCATGTACGTCTATCTTTTTCATTAGTTGCTTAGCTCTTCCCAGCTCTTTATTTCTTTCATTTAGCAAGATAAGCTTATCTATCTCTTCCATTACCTCATCTGTTAATTTTACTTTTTTCCTGTTACTAGTATCATATTTAGGTTTAGATGCCATTTCTTCAATTAAAAGAAGTATTTCAGCTTTATTTCTTTCTTCGCCTTTTGCTAATTCTTGCAATCTTTCATTTTTAGATTGAAATTCCTTAATGTATTTTTGTACTGTGGTTCTTGAAATACCAAGCTCTTTACTTATTGCCCTTTGTGACTTATTTTCTCTGAAATATTTTAGTAATATTTCTGCTTTCTGGTCCAGTGTTATCACCTTCCATCTCCCCCTAAAAAACATTCATAGGGGTATTATATTTTAAAGGTGGACCAGTTTTCAACTGAAATGGTGGACCACTTTTAGATTAACATAAACAAAAGATGAATATCGTGGTAGAGGTTTAGGTAAAAAGTTATTATTTGAAGCGGAAAGAATAGGTATGGATAACGGGTGTACAAAAGCCTTCCTAACTACTATGAATTTCCAATAAAAACCATTTATTTCAAATATGGGAATAGAGTGGTTTATGTTCAAAAGGAATACCCTATAATAAATGAGAAGTATTACATGGAAAAGACATTAAATTACAGACAAAACATAAAGTAGAAAATCTGCACTCTTGCATTATAGAAAAATAATTCACATTATTGATATTATATGTATCAAAAGATTATAATCAAATCTATTAACAAGTTTTGAGATTTGTGAAAAAGAAAGGACATATTTTGTATATAATATGTTCCTTTCTTTTGTTTTTCAATATTTTTTAAACTAGGTCATGATAAAGTTATCTCCTAGTTTTTTTCATCTATTATAGACAGCAAATCAAAGAACCCTGATAGAGTTGAAAACAACAAGTCTATCTGATAAAATAATAACAAAGATTGGCATGGGGGAGAATTTTGTAAGGAATTTAAAATATTTATAAAGGGGTGATTAGCCTTGAAAAGAAATTTATTGTTTCCCCTGACATGTATAGCATTAATAATAGCAATACTTATTCTTCAATTTCCCTTATTACCATCACTAGGAGTTAAAAGTGAAAAAAGGTATAGGCCTGGTACATATAAAGCAAAGGGTATTGGAAGAGATGGAGATGTGGTTGTAGAAGTTACTTTTACATCCGATAGGATTAAATCGGTTAAAGTAGTAGAACATCATGATTTGGCAGGGATCGGTGATTTGGCAGTAGAAGAGATTCCTAAGAGGATTGTATCAGAGCAGAGTATAGCGGTAGATGTCATAAGTGGTGCTACCTTTACAAGTACTGCTATTTTGAGAGCAGTTGAAGATTGTGTAAGACAGGCGGGTGGAAATTTAGATACTTTAATAAAGAGAAAAACTGATGATAAACCTCCCGAAGTTGAAGTGCTAGAATACGATATAGTAGTTGTTGGAGCAGGTGCAGCTGGAACTGCTGCTGCATTAGCTGCAAGCGAGAGGAATGATAGCGTATTATTACTAGAAAAAACAGCTAGACCAATGGGTGCTAGTGTATTTGCAGGAGGGTTGTTTGCTGCTGATAGCTCTTTGCAGAAAAAAGCAGGAAAAACGGTAGATAAGAAATGGCTTTTTGACCAGTATATGAAGGCTTCATCTGGATATATGAATTCTATATTAGTCCGCACAATAATTGAAGAATCGGGTAAAACGGTAGATTGGTTGATTGAAAATGGATGTGAATTGAATTTAGTTGATGCAGGGACCGGAGGAAGTTATGCTCATGTAGGTATGCCAGCTACTCTTCATGGCTATAAAGAGGGAGGAAGAGTTGCAATTGAAAAATTAATAGAATCCTTCAAAAAGAATGGTGGCCATGTGATGTTTTCAACTCCTGCTAAAGAGCTTATGAAAGATAGCGAAGGAAATATTAAAGGGATTGTAGCTGAGAAGGAAGACGGAACTATACTTGAGATATATGCTAAAGCTGTAATATTGGCTACTGGAGGATTTGGTGGAAATGAAGAGATGATGAAAAAATATTTTGGAGACAAATATACATTAGGTGAAATTACACAGAATGTTGGTGACGGCATTAGGATGGCTTGGGATGTTGGTGCAGATGAATATGGAACTTCCACTGCTCAGTATTTTTGGCAGAAATTTACACAAAGTGATGTAAAGGCATTAACCAATGTTCTAGGTTATGATTATATGTCCCTTACAGATTTTACATTTTATCCTCATTTGAGAGTAAATACATTAGGTCAACGTTTTTCTGATGAAACAATGGCCAGCAACTTTGTAATTCACGGAGCACAAATTCATATGCAACCTAATCAGACGGAATTCATAATTTTAGATACCAGTGTATTAAAGCAAATTGCAGAAAAGGGATATGCTTCTGTAGAGGAGCATTATGGAATATGGAAGGACAATCGCCAGTTTTTTATGGAATTTAATATGCCAACGGACACAGATGAGTTGATCAAATGGGAAAATACTCCAATAGATTATACTCCCCTTCTTGATGCTGCAGTAGGGACTGGTGTAGTATTTAAAGGGAATACATTAAAAGAATTAGCTAAAAATATGGGTGTAGATGCTAATAGGTTTATTGAAAGTGTCAATCAATATAACAAAGCTATAGAAGAGGGTATAGATAATATGTTTTTTGCAGATACGGAACGTCTAATCCCTGTAGTAGAAGGACCATTCTATGCTGTTAAATATGTTGCACGCAATCTGGGTACCCTTGGTGGTGTGAGAATCAATGAAAAGATAGAAGCTATGGATAAAAACGGGAAGCCTATTCCTGGTCTATATGTTGCAGGAGCTGATGCAGGAGGAATGTATGGTAAATCATATGTGGATTTTGAAGGTGGAACCTTGGGTTTTGCATATACATCGGGCAGACTAGCAGGGATAAATTCAGCTGAATATGTTAAAAATTCAAAGCAATAGCTATAGATATTAATTGAATATTTGGGAGACTTAAGGTCTCCTTTATCTTTTGTAAAACATATTGCCAGGTTGATTGCTTGTAGTATTACCCTGCCTATAAAATATGTTAAACTAATATGGGAATAATACTTTTACCATACAATGGGGAGATGATATTTTGCTTAGTGAACGATTACTAAAGGATATAGATTTTATTGTGGAACTGGATAAGATGAAATCTGTATTAAGGCAGACTAGTTTAATTGATAATTCCAAGAGAGAAAATGATGCAGAGCATTCCTGGCATATATCCGTAATGGCTTTAGTTTTGGCTGAATATGCTAATGAGAAAATAGACATTTGTAAGGTAATAAAGATGTTATTGGTACACGATTTAGTGGAAATTTATGCTGGAGATACTTTCTGTTATGATAAACAAGCCAATATGAATAAAAGGGAAAGGGAGTTGAAGGCAGCGGATAAGATATTTGGAATGTTGGATGAAGATAAAGGATCAGAGTTAAGAAGGCTGTGGGAGGAATTTGAAGAGATGAAAACTAAAGAGGCAATATTTGCAGCTTCTATGGATAGACTTCAGCCCTTTTTTAATAACTATTATTCTGGTGGTGGGACTTGGAAAAAATTCAATATCCCAAAAGGTGAAGTTTACAAAAGAATAGCACCATTGAAAGAAGCCTCAGATGAATTGTGGCAAATTGCTATTAACATGATAGAAGATGCCTGTAGAAAAGGATACATTACAGATAACTGACAATGGATAATTTTTAATAAAGTATAATTTATGATACGCAATGCACAATTAAAATTCAATTTATATATTTGGGAAGATAAGCCTTGACTT contains:
- a CDS encoding helix-turn-helix domain-containing protein is translated as MITLDQKAEILLKYFRENKSQRAISKELGISRTTVQKYIKEFQSKNERLQELAKGEERNKAEILLLIEEMASKPKYDTSNRKKVKLTDEVMEEIDKLILLNERNKELGRAKQLMKKIDVHEALIDKGYDIGYTTVCNYIKETYEQKEAYVRQEYTLGEVLEFDWGEVKLTINGKNTTLNMGLFTTAKGSYHYARLYHNQKMENFLDIHVKCFNHIGGVHREIVYDNMKQAVKRFVCRNEKEATEDLIKISLYYGFKYRFCNVA
- a CDS encoding FAD-dependent oxidoreductase, producing the protein MKRNLLFPLTCIALIIAILILQFPLLPSLGVKSEKRYRPGTYKAKGIGRDGDVVVEVTFTSDRIKSVKVVEHHDLAGIGDLAVEEIPKRIVSEQSIAVDVISGATFTSTAILRAVEDCVRQAGGNLDTLIKRKTDDKPPEVEVLEYDIVVVGAGAAGTAAALAASERNDSVLLLEKTARPMGASVFAGGLFAADSSLQKKAGKTVDKKWLFDQYMKASSGYMNSILVRTIIEESGKTVDWLIENGCELNLVDAGTGGSYAHVGMPATLHGYKEGGRVAIEKLIESFKKNGGHVMFSTPAKELMKDSEGNIKGIVAEKEDGTILEIYAKAVILATGGFGGNEEMMKKYFGDKYTLGEITQNVGDGIRMAWDVGADEYGTSTAQYFWQKFTQSDVKALTNVLGYDYMSLTDFTFYPHLRVNTLGQRFSDETMASNFVIHGAQIHMQPNQTEFIILDTSVLKQIAEKGYASVEEHYGIWKDNRQFFMEFNMPTDTDELIKWENTPIDYTPLLDAAVGTGVVFKGNTLKELAKNMGVDANRFIESVNQYNKAIEEGIDNMFFADTERLIPVVEGPFYAVKYVARNLGTLGGVRINEKIEAMDKNGKPIPGLYVAGADAGGMYGKSYVDFEGGTLGFAYTSGRLAGINSAEYVKNSKQ
- a CDS encoding HD domain-containing protein — encoded protein: MLSERLLKDIDFIVELDKMKSVLRQTSLIDNSKRENDAEHSWHISVMALVLAEYANEKIDICKVIKMLLVHDLVEIYAGDTFCYDKQANMNKRERELKAADKIFGMLDEDKGSELRRLWEEFEEMKTKEAIFAASMDRLQPFFNNYYSGGGTWKKFNIPKGEVYKRIAPLKEASDELWQIAINMIEDACRKGYITDN